The Sesamum indicum cultivar Zhongzhi No. 13 linkage group LG2, S_indicum_v1.0, whole genome shotgun sequence genome contains a region encoding:
- the LOC105156677 gene encoding pentatricopeptide repeat-containing protein At3g04130, mitochondrial isoform X2, whose product MMLMLSLPKFLQQRMKLKFFRLWYMTLDVTRWVETCPAYKPSPELYDKLVDILGKMKQLEKMRALLEEMRENHLVSLNTIAKVMRRFAGAGDWRDAVKTFDELENFGLVKNTESMNLLLDTLCKEKKVNQAREIFLELKSHIPPNANTFNIFIHGWCKINRVEEAQWTIQEMKGHGFRPCVISYSTIIQSYCFQSNFSRVYELLDEMEVQGCPPNVVTFTTIMHFLTKSGDFNEALQMAERMKSVGCKPDTLFYNALIHTLGRADRIEEALCVFTKEMPQNKIYPNTSTYNSMIAMFCHHRQERMALQYLRDLENSPYCKPDVQSFYPLLKLYFQAGEIERCLTNLLDDMVKKHHLCLDLATFTLLIHGLCRADKCEWAYRLFQDMIGQSIKPRYVTCSLLLQEVRQKNMYDAAAMIEDFMKTMKSS is encoded by the exons ATGATGCTGATGTTGTCATTGCCAAAGTTCTTGCAGCAAAGAATGAAGCTGAAGTTTTTCAGACTCTGGTACATGACCCTGGATGTAACACG ATGGGTAGAAACATGTCCAGCCTATAAACCCTCGCCTGAATTGTATGATAAATTGGTCGACATATTGGGAAAGATGAAGCAATTGGAGAAAATGAGGGCACTACTGGAGGAAATGCGCGAGAACCATCTAGTGTCACTAAATACCATAGCAAAGGTGATGAGGAGATTTGCAGGGGCAGGAGACTGGAGAGATGCTGTAAAAACATTTGATGAGTTAGAAAACTTTGGCTTGGTGAAGAATACAGAATCCATGAACTTGTTACTCGACACCCTTTGCAAAGAGAAGAAAGTCAACCAGGCACGTGAAATATTCTTGGAGCTGAAGTCACATATACCTCCAAATGCAAAcactttcaatatttttatccatGGGTGGTGCAAAATAAACAGGGTTGAAGAGGCACAGTGGACAATACAAGAGATGAAGGGACATGGTTTTCGCCCATGTGTCATCAGCTACTCGACGATTATCCAATCTTATTGCTTCCAAAGCAACTTCAGCAGGGTCTATGAGCTCCTTGACGAAATGGAAGTACAAGGATGTCCTCCTAATGTTGTCACTTTCACCActattatgcattttttgaCAAAGTCGGGAGATTTCAATGAAGCGTTGCAGATGGCTGAGAGAATGAAATCTGTTGGCTGTAAACCGGATACACTATTTTACAATGCCTTGATTCATACACTAGGCAGGGCTGACCGCATTGAGGAGGCTTTGTGTGTTTTCACTAAAGAAATGCCCCAGAATAAAATTTACCCAAATACATCGACCTACAATTCCATGATCGCTATGTTTTGCCATCACAGACAAGAACGGATGGCACTGCAATATCTTCGGGATTTAGAAAATTCACCGTATTGTAAACCAGATGTCCAGTCATTCTATCCACTGCTCAAGCTGTATTTTCAAGCTGGGGAGATAGAGAGATGCTTGACTAATTTACTAGACGACATGGTTAAGAAGCACCATTTATGTCTTGACTTGGCAACTTTCACACTTTTGATTCATGGGCTATGCAGGGCTGATAAATGTGAGTGGGCGTACAGGCTTTTCCAGGATATGATAGGTCAAAGCATAAAACCTAGATATGTTACATGTTCATTGCTTTTGCAAGAAGTCAGACAGAAGAATATGTATGATGCGGCTGCAATGATCGAAGACTTCATGAAGACAATGAAATCCTCCTGA
- the LOC105156677 gene encoding pentatricopeptide repeat-containing protein At3g04130, mitochondrial isoform X1 yields MILHVRRLVNVFNFDVLPLETHLGSSVSKIYLHYFSTSHSLAVQRYPSTSNASSDQAVKCVDFLRKHDADVVIAKVLAAKNEAEVFQTLVHDPGCNTVQITHSLVTRLLHRFQDDWKSALVVFRWVETCPAYKPSPELYDKLVDILGKMKQLEKMRALLEEMRENHLVSLNTIAKVMRRFAGAGDWRDAVKTFDELENFGLVKNTESMNLLLDTLCKEKKVNQAREIFLELKSHIPPNANTFNIFIHGWCKINRVEEAQWTIQEMKGHGFRPCVISYSTIIQSYCFQSNFSRVYELLDEMEVQGCPPNVVTFTTIMHFLTKSGDFNEALQMAERMKSVGCKPDTLFYNALIHTLGRADRIEEALCVFTKEMPQNKIYPNTSTYNSMIAMFCHHRQERMALQYLRDLENSPYCKPDVQSFYPLLKLYFQAGEIERCLTNLLDDMVKKHHLCLDLATFTLLIHGLCRADKCEWAYRLFQDMIGQSIKPRYVTCSLLLQEVRQKNMYDAAAMIEDFMKTMKSS; encoded by the coding sequence ATGATCTTGCATGTTAGAAGGCTCGTCAATGTTTTCAACTTTGATGTCTTGCCCCTGGAAACTCATTTAGGCTCATCTGTCTCCAAAATCTACTTACATTATTTTTCGACTTCACACAGTCTCGCTGTGCAGCGTTACCCTTCTACAAGCAATGCATCTTCTGATCAAGCAGTAAAATGTGTAGATTTTTTGAGAAAGCATGATGCTGATGTTGTCATTGCCAAAGTTCTTGCAGCAAAGAATGAAGCTGAAGTTTTTCAGACTCTGGTACATGACCCTGGATGTAACACGGTACAAATTACCCATAGCTTGGTCACTAGGTTGCTTCATCGTTTTCAAGATGATTGGAAGTCTGCATTGGTTGTTTTCAGATGGGTAGAAACATGTCCAGCCTATAAACCCTCGCCTGAATTGTATGATAAATTGGTCGACATATTGGGAAAGATGAAGCAATTGGAGAAAATGAGGGCACTACTGGAGGAAATGCGCGAGAACCATCTAGTGTCACTAAATACCATAGCAAAGGTGATGAGGAGATTTGCAGGGGCAGGAGACTGGAGAGATGCTGTAAAAACATTTGATGAGTTAGAAAACTTTGGCTTGGTGAAGAATACAGAATCCATGAACTTGTTACTCGACACCCTTTGCAAAGAGAAGAAAGTCAACCAGGCACGTGAAATATTCTTGGAGCTGAAGTCACATATACCTCCAAATGCAAAcactttcaatatttttatccatGGGTGGTGCAAAATAAACAGGGTTGAAGAGGCACAGTGGACAATACAAGAGATGAAGGGACATGGTTTTCGCCCATGTGTCATCAGCTACTCGACGATTATCCAATCTTATTGCTTCCAAAGCAACTTCAGCAGGGTCTATGAGCTCCTTGACGAAATGGAAGTACAAGGATGTCCTCCTAATGTTGTCACTTTCACCActattatgcattttttgaCAAAGTCGGGAGATTTCAATGAAGCGTTGCAGATGGCTGAGAGAATGAAATCTGTTGGCTGTAAACCGGATACACTATTTTACAATGCCTTGATTCATACACTAGGCAGGGCTGACCGCATTGAGGAGGCTTTGTGTGTTTTCACTAAAGAAATGCCCCAGAATAAAATTTACCCAAATACATCGACCTACAATTCCATGATCGCTATGTTTTGCCATCACAGACAAGAACGGATGGCACTGCAATATCTTCGGGATTTAGAAAATTCACCGTATTGTAAACCAGATGTCCAGTCATTCTATCCACTGCTCAAGCTGTATTTTCAAGCTGGGGAGATAGAGAGATGCTTGACTAATTTACTAGACGACATGGTTAAGAAGCACCATTTATGTCTTGACTTGGCAACTTTCACACTTTTGATTCATGGGCTATGCAGGGCTGATAAATGTGAGTGGGCGTACAGGCTTTTCCAGGATATGATAGGTCAAAGCATAAAACCTAGATATGTTACATGTTCATTGCTTTTGCAAGAAGTCAGACAGAAGAATATGTATGATGCGGCTGCAATGATCGAAGACTTCATGAAGACAATGAAATCCTCCTGA